From Ailuropoda melanoleuca isolate Jingjing chromosome 8, ASM200744v2, whole genome shotgun sequence, a single genomic window includes:
- the IGSF9 gene encoding LOW QUALITY PROTEIN: protein turtle homolog A (The sequence of the model RefSeq protein was modified relative to this genomic sequence to represent the inferred CDS: inserted 1 base in 1 codon) — MVRCLGVAILSLVISRGADGRGKPEVVSVVGRAGESAVLGCDLLPPAGRPPLHVIEWLRFGFLLPIFIQFGLYSPRIDPDYAGRVRLQKGASLQIEGLRAEDQGWYECRVLFLDQHSPEDDSANGSWVHLTVHSPPQFLETPPQVLEVRELEAVTLRCVARGSPQPHVTWKLRGEDLGQGQGQVQVQNGTLWIRQVERGSSGVYTCQASSTEGSASHATQLLVLGPPVIVVPPKNSTVNASQDVSLACRAEAYPTNLTYSWFQDSTNVFHISRLQPRVRILVDGSLRLQATQPDDAGRYTCVPSNGLLRPPSASAYLTVLYPAQVTTMPPETPLPVGMRGVIRCPVRANPPLLFVSWTKDGQALQLDKLPGWSQGPEGSLIIALGNEDALGEYSCTPYNSLGTAGPSPVTRVLLKAPPAFLERPKEEYFQEVGRELLIPCSAQGDPPPAISWAKVGRGLQGQAQVDSNSSLILRPLTKEAHGRWECTASNTVARVATSTHVYVLGTSPHVVTNVSVVPLPKGANVSWEPGFDGGYLQRFSVWYTPLAKRPDRTHHDWVSLAVPVGAAYLLVPGLQPHTQYQFSVLAQNKLGSGPFSEIVLSAPEGLPTTPAAPRLPTTEMPPPLSPPRGLVAMRTPRGVLLHWDPPELVPEMLDGYVLEGRQGSQGWEVLDRAVAGTEMQLLVPGLIKDVLYEFRLVALAGSYVSDPSNTANVSTSGLEVYPSRTQLPGLLPQPVLAGVVGGVCFXRRRRKRLRQDAPLIFSPPGKSAPHSAPGSGSPDSVVKLKLQGSPVPSLRQSLLWGEPAGPPSPPPDPPPSRGPLPLEPICRGPDGRFVMAPNVGTPQERSGSERAEPRTPAQHQARSYDCSSSSPSGMPQPLCIADISPVGPPPAAPPSPLPGPGPLLQYLSLPFFREMNVDGDWPPFEEPTPAPPPDYMDTRPCPTSSLLHPLDSDTVSPRAALPGAVIGAGATTEPLYTALADWTLRDRLLPSLLPAAPRGSLTSQSSGRGSASFLRPPSTAPSAGGSYLSPAPGDTSSWASGPEKWPRREHVVTVSKRRNTSVDENYEWDSEFPGDMELLETLHLGLAGPRPRPEAEPELDVKTPEEGGLPNTAHAPGPEARCAALREEFLAFRRRRDATRARLPVYRQPVPHPEQATLL; from the exons GGCGAGTCCGGCTGCAGAAGGGGGCATCTCTCCAGATTGAGGGGCTCCGAGCAGAAGACCAGGGCTGGTATGAGTGCCGAGTGCTCTTCCTGGACCAGCACAGCCCTGAGGACGACTCTGCTAACGGCTCCTGGGTGCACCTCACAGTCCATT CGCCCCCTCAATTCCTGGAGACACCTCCCCAGGTGCTGGAAGTTCGGGAACTGGAGGCTGTGACCCTGCGTTGTGTGGCCCGGGGCAGCCCGCAGCCTCATGTGACTTGGAAGCTCAGAGGAGAGGACCTTGGCCAGGGCCAGGGTCAGGTGCAA GTGCAGAATGGGACGCTGTGGATCCGGCAGGTGGAGCGAGGCAGCTCCGGAGTCTACACCTGCCAGGCCTCCAGCACCGAGGGCAGCGCCTCCCACGCCACCCAGCTGCTGGTGCTAG GTCCCCCAGTCATTGTGGTGCCCCCCAAGAACAGCACGGTCAATGCCTCCCAGGATGTTTCCTTGGCTTGCCGGGCTGAGGCGTACCCCACTAACCTCACCTATAGCTGGTTCCAGGACAGCACCAATGTATTCCACATTAG CCGCCTGCAGCCCCGAGTGCGGATCCTGGTGGACGGAAGCCTTCGGCTGCAGGCCACCCAGCCCGATGACGCGGGCCGCTACACCTGCGTGCCCAGCAACGGCCTCCTGCGCCCGCCCTCGGCCTCTGCCTACCTCACTGTGCTCT accCAGCCCAGGTGACAACAATGCCTCCTGAGACGCCCCTGCCTGTAGGCATGCGGGGGGTGATCCGGTGCCCGGTCCGTGCCAACCCCCCACTGCTCTTTGTCAGCTGGACCAAGGATGGGCAGGCCCTACAGCTGGATAAG ctCCCCGGCTGGTCCCAGGGCCCGGAGGGCTCACTGATCATTGCCCTGGGGAACGAGGACGCTCTGGGAGAATACTCCTGCACCCCCTACAACAGTCTCGGTACCGCAGGGCCCTCCCCGGTGACCCGTGTGCTGCTCAAG GCTCCCCCAGCTTTTCTAGAACGGCCCAAGGAAGAATACTTCCAAGAAGTAGGGCGGGAGCTACTCATCCCCTGCTCTGCCCAAGGAGACCCCCCTCCTGCTATCTCTTGGGCCAAG GTGGGCCGGGGGCTGCAGGGCCAGGCCCAGGTGGACAGCAACAGTAGCCTCATCCTGCGGCCATTGACCAAGGAGGCCCATGGGCGCTGGGAGTGCACTGCCAGCAACACTGTGGCCCGAGTGGCCACCTCCACACATGTCTACGTGCTGG gcaccaGCCCCCATGTTGTCACCAATGTGTCCGTGGTGCCTTTGCCCAAGGGTGCCAATGTCTCCTGGGAGCCTGGCTTTGATGGCGGCTATCTGCAGAGATTCAGTGTCTGGTATACCCCACT GGCCAAGCGTCCTGACCGAACCCACCATGACTGGGTGTCCCTGGCAGTGCCTGTGGGGGCTGCTTACCTCCTCGTGCCAGGGCTGCAGCCCCATACCCAGTACCAGTTCAGCGTCCTAGCTCAGAACAAGCTGGGCAGCGGGCCCTTCAGCGAGATCGTCTTGTCTGCCCCTGAAG GACTTCCCACCACACCAGCTGCCCCCAGGCTTCCGACGACTGAGATGCCCCCTCCCCTGTCACCTCCCCGAGGCCTGGTGGCAATGAGAACACCCCGGGGGGTGCTCCTGCATTGGGATCCCCCGGAACTGGTCCCTGAGATGCTGGATGGCTACGTCCTGGAGGGACGGCAAggctcccagggctgggaggtgCTGGACCGGGCCGTGGCCGGCACGGAAATGCAGCTGCTGGTGCCAGGACTCATCAAG gacgtTCTCTATGAGTTCCGCCTCGTGGCCCTCGCGGGTAGCTATGTCAGCGATCCCAGCAACACGGCCAACGTCTCCACTTCCG GCCTGGAGGTCTACCCCTCGCGCACGCAGCTGCcaggcctcctgccccagccGGTCCTGGCCGGCGTGGTGGGCGGGGTCTGCT CCCGCCGTCGCCGCAAGCGCCTCCGCCAAG ATGCGCCTCTTATCTTCTCTCCGCCCGGGAAGTCAGCTCCACA CTCGGCTCCAGGCTCCGGCAGCCCTGATAGTGTGGTGAAGCTGAAGCTGCAGGGTTCCCCAGTCCCCAGCCTGCGCCAGAGTCTGCTCTGGGGGGAGCCCGCTGGCCCCCCCAGTCCCCCTCCGGATCCTCCACCTAGTCGGGGGCCTTTACCCCTGGAGCCCATTTGCCGAGGACCAGATGGCCGCTTTGTCATGGCACCCAACGTGGGGACCCCCCAAGAAAGGTCAGGCTCTGAGCGAGCTGAACCTCGGACCCCGGCCCAACACCAGGCCAGGTCCTATgactgcagcagcagcagccccagtgGGATGCCCCAGCCTCTCTGCATTGCAGACATCAGCCCTGTGGGgccccctcctgcagcccctcctAGTCCTCTGCCTGGCCCAGGACCCTTGCTCCAGTACCTGAGCCTGCCGTTCTTCCGGGAGATGAATGTGGACGGGGACTGGCCCCCTTTTGAGGAGCCCACCCCTGCTCCACCCCCAGATTACATGGATACCcggccctgccccacctcctctctccttcaccccctGGACTCCGACACTGTGTCCCCCAGAGCAGCGCTTCCTGGGGCAGTGATTGGGGCCGGGGCCACCACAGAGCCCCTGTACACAGCGCTGGCCGACTGGACGCTGAGGGACCGGCTGCTGCCAAGCCTTCTCCCTGCAGCCCCTCGGGGCAGCCTCACCAGCCAGAGCAGTGGGCGGGGCAGCGCCTCCTTCCTTCGGCCCCCCTCTACGGCCCCCTCTGCAGGAGGGAGCTACCTCAGCCCTGCTCCGGGAGACACCAGCAGCTGGGCCAGTGGCCCTGAGAAGTGGCCCCGAAGGGAGCATGTGGTGACAGTCAGCAAGAG GAGGAACACGTCTGTGGATGAGAACTATGAGTGGGACTCAGAATTCCCTGGGGACATGGAATTGCTGGAGACTCTGCACCTGGGTTTGGCTGGCCCTCGACCCCGACCTGAAGCAGAGCCAGAGCTAG ATGTGAAGACTCCCGAGGAGGGCGGCCTCCCGAACACGGCCCATGCTCCGGGCCCTGAAGCCCGCTGCGCTGCCCTCCGGGAGGAATTCCTGGCTTTCCGGCGCCGCCGAGATGCTACTAGGGCCCGGTTACCCGTCTATAGACAGCCAGTTCCCCATCCTGAACAGGCCACTCTGCTGTGA
- the TAGLN2 gene encoding transgelin-2 produces MANRGPAYGLSREVQQKIEKQYDADLEQILIQWITSQCRRDVGRPQPGRENFQNWLKDGTVLCELINGLYPEGQAPVKKIQASTMAFKQMEQISQFLQAAERYGINTTDIFQTVDLWEGKNMACVQRTLMNLGGLAVARDDGLFSGDPNWFPKKSKENPRNFSDDQLQEGKNVIGLQMGTNRGASQAGMTGYGMPRQIL; encoded by the exons ATGGCCAACAGGGGACCTGCCTACGGCCTGAGCCGGGAGGTACAGCAAAAGATCGAGAAACAGTACGATGCGGACCTGGAGCAGATCCTGATCCAGTGGATCACCAGCCAGTGCCGCAGGGATGTGGGCCGGCCCCAGCCTGGGCGCGAGAACTTCCAGAACTGGCTTAAGGATGGCACG GTGCTGTGTGAGCTCATCAACGGGCTGTACCCCGAGGGACAGGCCCCAGTGAAGAAGATCCAGGCCTCCACTATGGCCTTCAAGCAGATGGAGCAGATCTCTCAGTTCCTGCAGGCAGCCGAGCGCTATGGCATCAACACCACTGACATCTTCCAGACTGTGGACCTCTGGGAAG gaaAGAACATGGCCTGTGTGCAGCGGACGCTGATGAACCTGGGTGGGCTGGCGGTAGCCCGGGACGATGGGCTTTTCTCTGGGGATCCCAACTGGTTTCCTAA GAAGTCCAAGGAGAACCCCCGGAACTTCTCAGACGACCAGCTGCAAGAGGGCAAGAACGTCATCGGTTTGCAGATGGGCACCAACCGCGGGGCGTCCCAGGCCGGCATGACCGGTTACGGGATGCCCCGCCAGATCCTCTga